ATCGGCCGCAGCGCTGGTGATGCGGCACGTTTCCCGACCGGAGGCATTGTCGGCTGCGCTGCACGCTCTGCAGCCGGCGTCGTTGCTGACGGTGCGGCATGTTTCCCGGCCGGCGTCATCGCTGCTGGTGTGGCACGTTTCGCGATCGGCCGCAGCGCTGGTGATGCGGCATGTTTCGCGGCCGGCGTCATGGCTGGTGGTGCGGCACGTCTCGCGACCGGCCGCAGCGCTGGCGTTGTTCGTGGGCGCGCCGGTTGTCTCGGCCGTATCGGGATTCTCGGTGCCTGCGCCATCTGGGGTGCTGACTGTCCGGGCCGCTTTGTTCTCCTTGTCGGCCGGGAGGACGCGCGCTTTCCGGTGGCGGGTGGTGACAAGTCTATCGGTGCGGGTGCGTGCGGGGCGAGGTGGGAATGAAATGAATGAGGGTGGTCACTGTGGGGCGGTGATAAAGGTGACACTCGGGGTTGTCCGCGACAATCGGGTTCGTGGGTCTCCCTGTCGGGTGGCTCGGGTTTGAGAGATGATTCGCGCTTATTCTTTTTGTATTCTGGCTCCCGGGTGGTGATTCGTGGCGGTATGACTTTTGGGGGAATTTACGGATCTTTTCAGGGCGCAGTTGGAGCGCGGGTGACCTGTGGATCGTCCGCTGTCCCTCGTGGTGGGTGACGGCATGCGGCGCGTCGGGCGGTGCGGCGTGGTGGTCTCCGACGTCTGGGTCGGTGCAGTTGCGGAGCCGGCGGGGATTCCGGGCGTCGCCTCGTGGGGCGAACGATAACCGACGGGTTAATCGGCGGTTCGATCTTTTGCGTTGTTCGGTGGGGTCGGTGGGGCGATCGTTGGTGGCGTGAGAGTGACCATGATCGACATTGGGGTGTGGGCGACGCGGGCGATGGCGGGGGTGGCCGGGCTGGGGCCCATCATTCCGCTGGGGCCCCCGGAGTGCGGTCGGGGCGGTGGCCCGCGGGACCGAAGGAGGGGCGTCGGATCGCGGGTACGGCTGTGGAGCCTCGGGACCACAGCGTGGTTTCGGGGTTGCCGGGGGCGGCCGGTTCCGTAGCGTGTGGGGGCATGCGGGAAAGAAAACTGGGGGATCTGACGGTCTCCGCGATCGGGTTCGGCGCGATGGGGATGAGCCACGGTTACGGGCCCGGGCCGGATCGGGACGCGAACATCGGGCTGTTGCGGGCCGCCGTCGAGCGGGGGGTCACGCTTTTCGACACGGCCGAGGTCTATGGGCCGTGGGTCAACGAGGAACTGGTCGGTGAGGCGCTCGAACCGTTCAAGGGGCAGGTGGTCATCGCCACCAAGTTCGGGTTCGTCATCGATGACGACGGGCGGCAGGGCGCCGGGGTGAACAGCCGGCCGGAGAACATCCGGAAGGTCGCGGAGGCGTCGCTGCGGCGGCTGCGGGTGGACGCGATCGACCTGTTCTACCAGCACCGGGTGGATCCGGACGTGCCGATCGAGGACGTGGCCGGAACGGTGCGGGACCTGATCGCGGCTGGCAAGGTGCGGCATTTCGGGATGTCCGAGGCGGCCCCCGGGACGATCCGGCGGGCGCACGCGGTGCAGCCGGTGACCGCGGTGCAGAGCGAGTATTCGCTGTGGTGGCGCCGGCCCGAGGAGGAACTGCTCGACACGCTCGCGGAGTTGGGCATCGGCTTCGTGCCGTTCAGTCCGCTGGGCCGCGGTTTCCTGACCGGGAAGATCGGTGCGGACACCGTTTTCGCCGAGAATGACATGCGTAACGGGCTGCCCCGGTTCTCGGCGGCGGCGCGGGAGGCGAATCAGGCGCTGGTCGAGCTGATCGGGCGGATCGCGGCCGGCAAGGCGGCGACCCCGGCGCAGGTGGCGCTCGCCTGGCTGCTGGCGCAGCGGCCGTGGATCGTGCCGATCCCGGGCACCCGGCGGCTGGACCGGCTGGACGAGAACCTGGGCGCGGCCGGGATCGAACTCACCGCGGCCGACCTCGCGGAGATCGAGACGGCCGCCGCGAAGATTGAGGTGCAGGGGAGCCGCTACCCCGAGCAGATGGAGAAGATGACCAACCTTTAGCCGACGGCGGCGCGGCGCGGCGCGTACTCCTTCTCCTCGTACTGCTCGGTCCAGCGGCGGCTGCTCGACTCC
Above is a genomic segment from Actinoplanes ianthinogenes containing:
- a CDS encoding aldo/keto reductase, encoding MRERKLGDLTVSAIGFGAMGMSHGYGPGPDRDANIGLLRAAVERGVTLFDTAEVYGPWVNEELVGEALEPFKGQVVIATKFGFVIDDDGRQGAGVNSRPENIRKVAEASLRRLRVDAIDLFYQHRVDPDVPIEDVAGTVRDLIAAGKVRHFGMSEAAPGTIRRAHAVQPVTAVQSEYSLWWRRPEEELLDTLAELGIGFVPFSPLGRGFLTGKIGADTVFAENDMRNGLPRFSAAAREANQALVELIGRIAAGKAATPAQVALAWLLAQRPWIVPIPGTRRLDRLDENLGAAGIELTAADLAEIETAAAKIEVQGSRYPEQMEKMTNL